In Deinococcus sp. QL22, the following are encoded in one genomic region:
- a CDS encoding Nramp family divalent metal transporter: MSVPPSSQASAPDPPPSTLDSRMTARATEILGKRGGRRGVAGILPFMGPAIIASIAYMDPGNFATNIQGGAQFGYALLWVILAANLMAMLIQNLSAKLGIATGKNLPELIRERWPRPLVWVYWVQAEIVAMATDLAEFLGAALAIHLLTGLPMIWGAAITGVITFWLLTLQNKGFRPLEIAIGGFVLVIGVAYLVQLLIARPELAALGGFIPSFQGQASVYLAVGIIGATVMPHVIYLHSALTQGRVPTANDAEKLRLSRLNRIDVLVGLGFAGLINMSMLAVAAATFFGKGIEDAGNLETAYRTLTPLLGPAAAVAFAVALLASGLSSSAVGTMAGQVIMQGFVSFSIPLWLRRTITMAPAFAIILAGLDTTSVLVLSQVILSFGVPFALVPLLMFAANRGVMGVLVSRPIITALGWCFAAIIIGLNGFLLWGAFTG, from the coding sequence ATGTCTGTGCCGCCCAGTTCTCAGGCCTCGGCCCCGGATCCACCGCCTTCTACCCTGGACAGCCGCATGACCGCCCGCGCCACCGAGATTTTGGGCAAGCGCGGTGGGCGGCGCGGCGTGGCCGGAATCCTGCCGTTTATGGGGCCAGCCATCATCGCCTCTATTGCCTACATGGATCCGGGCAACTTTGCCACCAACATTCAGGGCGGGGCACAGTTTGGCTACGCGCTGCTGTGGGTCATTCTGGCCGCCAACCTGATGGCGATGCTGATTCAGAACCTCAGCGCCAAACTGGGCATCGCCACCGGAAAAAACCTGCCCGAACTGATCCGCGAACGCTGGCCCCGCCCGCTGGTGTGGGTGTACTGGGTGCAGGCCGAAATCGTGGCAATGGCCACCGATCTGGCCGAATTTCTGGGCGCGGCGCTCGCCATTCACCTGCTGACTGGCCTGCCCATGATCTGGGGTGCGGCGATTACAGGCGTCATCACGTTCTGGCTGCTGACCCTGCAAAACAAGGGCTTCCGCCCGCTGGAGATCGCCATTGGCGGCTTCGTGCTGGTCATCGGCGTGGCGTACCTGGTGCAACTGCTGATTGCCCGTCCGGAACTGGCGGCGCTGGGCGGCTTTATTCCCAGTTTCCAGGGACAGGCCAGCGTGTATCTGGCAGTGGGGATTATAGGTGCAACGGTCATGCCACACGTCATTTATCTGCATTCCGCACTCACTCAGGGGCGCGTGCCCACCGCCAACGACGCCGAAAAGTTGCGCCTGTCGAGGCTGAACCGGATAGACGTGCTGGTGGGGCTGGGATTTGCGGGCCTGATCAACATGAGCATGCTGGCCGTGGCCGCCGCCACCTTTTTTGGCAAGGGCATCGAGGACGCCGGGAACCTGGAAACCGCCTACCGCACGCTGACGCCCCTGCTGGGGCCAGCCGCCGCCGTGGCCTTTGCGGTGGCCCTGTTGGCCAGCGGCCTCAGCAGCAGCGCGGTGGGGACGATGGCGGGTCAGGTCATCATGCAGGGCTTCGTGAGTTTCAGCATTCCGCTGTGGCTGCGGCGCACCATCACGATGGCCCCGGCCTTTGCCATCATTCTGGCCGGGCTGGACACGACCAGCGTGCTGGTGCTGTCGCAGGTGATCCTCAGCTTTGGTGTGCCGTTTGCGCTGGTGCCGCTGCTGATGTTTGCCGCCAACCGGGGCGTGATGGGCGTACTGGTCAGCCGCCCGATCATCACGGCGCTGGGTTGGTGCTTTGCCGCCATCATCATTGGCCTGAACGGGTTTTTGCTGTGGGGAGCGTTTACGGGCTAG